One Granulicella sp. 5B5 DNA window includes the following coding sequences:
- a CDS encoding BglII/BstYI family type II restriction endonuclease: protein MFETATYDDPLVLDPAIRARWAFLETSSAAAVLRSVCPTEWADIASILGSFHLDPSRWLVAGGNRGDIAKQIDGMFGERGWRETRVDLSTKGILKNKANETVEELAAVYQEGYLVDNFKGRVALDVEWNAKDGNLDRDLSAYRAWHEAGVISAAVLITQDRVRLKELAERLWREYQQALPEAQRNRKLPIDLATSTTTNLEKAALRVRRGVMGTCPLLIVAATPETWNQQAYTAG from the coding sequence ATGTTTGAAACAGCCACATATGATGACCCTCTAGTCCTTGATCCTGCAATACGAGCACGGTGGGCATTTCTTGAAACTAGTTCTGCCGCTGCAGTACTTCGTTCTGTATGCCCCACAGAATGGGCCGACATCGCCTCCATCTTGGGTTCATTCCACCTTGATCCGTCCCGGTGGTTGGTTGCAGGTGGAAATCGCGGCGATATTGCAAAACAGATTGACGGCATGTTCGGTGAACGAGGCTGGCGAGAGACCCGAGTAGACCTTTCTACAAAGGGAATTCTGAAGAATAAAGCGAATGAAACTGTTGAAGAGCTGGCTGCGGTATATCAAGAAGGTTATCTTGTTGACAACTTCAAGGGGCGTGTCGCGCTTGATGTTGAGTGGAATGCCAAAGACGGCAACTTGGACAGAGACTTGTCAGCCTATCGTGCTTGGCATGAGGCGGGCGTAATTTCTGCTGCTGTTCTGATCACGCAGGATAGGGTCAGGCTCAAGGAGCTTGCAGAACGGTTATGGCGTGAGTATCAGCAAGCGCTGCCAGAGGCGCAACGAAACCGAAAGTTGCCCATTGATCTTGCAACATCCACAACAACCAATCTAGAAAAGGCCGCGCTTCGCGTTCGCCGAGGCGTCATGGGAACCTGTCCTCTGCTTATTGTCGCTGCCACACCTGAAACATGGAACCAGCAAGCGTATACAGCAGGCTAA